One part of the Magallana gigas chromosome 5, xbMagGiga1.1, whole genome shotgun sequence genome encodes these proteins:
- the LOC105339411 gene encoding aromatic-L-amino-acid decarboxylase isoform X1 → MNAEDFRKYGRKMVDYIADYLENIREREVVHKVTPGYLKKRLPDEAPENPEDFEEVFKDIEKFIMPGVTHWHSPYFHGYFAAGNTYPSILGDMLSDAIGCIGFSWAASPACTELEVITTDWLGKMLALPEEFLHCGPGNGGGVIQSTASETTFLCLLAARNKIVDKIKKENPDIREKDILPRLVGYCTDQGNSSVHRSALLGAVKMHKLESDENLSLRGDTLKEAIERDKNDGLIPFFLCASLGTTGTCAFDNLEEIGPICKASFYGEAEHIWMHIDAAYAGSAFVCPEYRHYMKGIQYAETFSVNPHKWMLINFDLSVMWIKNSSYLVDAFNVDPIYLRHTNEGKVPDYRHWQIPLGRRFRSLKLWFMLRSYGVSGVQKYIRKHCQLAKEFEKLILDDGRFEITSKTVMGLVCFRLKKGNKLTELLLSEILEDGRIYMIPALCRDVYFLRLAVVAERTTSEDIRFSFEVIKTCADKVLRSSGDFKEDEPVFVDIDLSRKKPTQPSKIKTHK, encoded by the exons ATGAACGCCGAAGATTTCCGAAAATATGGACGCAAAATGGTGGACTATATTGCCGACTACTTGGAAAACATCCGAGAACGCGAGGTAGTGCACAAAGTTACCCCTGGTTATCTAAAAAAAAGACTTCCGGACGAGGCACCCGAAAATCCGGAGGACTTTGAGGAAGTTTTCAAAGACATCGAAAAGTTCATAATGCCCGGG GTTACACACTGGCATAGCCCATATTTCCATGGGTACTTTGCAGCTGGTAACACATACCCTTCCATACTGGGAGATATGCTCTCTGATGCTATTGGATGTATTGGCTTTTCGTGG GCTGCAAGCCCTGCGTGCACAGAGCTGGAGGTTATCACTACAGATTGGTTGGGAAAGATGCTTGCACTTCCGGAAGAATTCTTGCATTGTGGACCCGGGAATGGTGGTGGTGTTATCCag AGCACGGCCAGCGAAACGACATTTCTTTGTCTTCTTGCTGCTCGAAATAAAATTGTGGATAAAATCAAGAAGGAGAACCCGGATATTAGGGAAAAGGACATTTTACCACGGCTAGTTGGTTACTGTACAGATCAG GGAAATTCGTCGGTCCATCGGTCAGCACTACTGGGCGCCGTTAAAATGCACAAACTGGAAAGCGACGAAAACTTAAGCCTCCGTGGGGACACACTGAAAGAAGCAATTGAAAGGGATAAAAATGATGGACTTATACCATTTTTC TTGTGTGCATCCCTTGGAACTACGGGAACGTGCGCATTTGATAATTTGGAGGAAATAGGACCAATATGTAAGGCATCCTTTTATG GTGAAGCCGAACATATATGGATGCATATTGATGCTGCGTACGCAGGAAGTGCCTTTGTATGTCCAGAGTATCGTCATTATATGAAAGGCATTCAG TATGCAGAGACGTTTAGCGTGAATCCACACAAATGGATGCTCATCAACTTCGATTTATCTGTTATGTG GATAAAGAACAGTTCCTACTTGGTGGACGCATTTAATGTTGATCCAATTTATCTCCGTCACACGAACGAAGGAAAAGTACCAGACTATAGG cattGGCAAATTCCTTTGGGCCGACGGTTTCGTTCTCTTAAGTTGTGGTTCATGCTGCGGTCTTACGGAGTTAGTGGTGTGCAAAAGTACATTAGGAAG CATTGTCAGCTGGCAAAAGAGTTCGAAAAACTGATCTTGGACGATGGAAGATTTGAAATTACATCAAAAACTGTCATGGGTCTTGTTTGTTTTCGACTCAAG aaagggAACAAACTCACAGAGCTGCTGCTCAGCGAGATCCTGGAAGACGGGAGGATCTATATGATCCCAGCCTTATGTAGAGACGTGTATTTTCTTCGTCTTGCGGTAGTAGCTGAAAGAACAACATCAGAAGATATTCGCTTCTCCTTTGAGGTTATTAAGACTTGTGCCGACAAAGTGCTCCGCTCCTCGGGTGATTTTAAGGAGGATGAGCCTGTCTTTGTGGATATTGATCTCTCGAGAAAAAAGCCTACTCAACCATCGAAGATCAAAACACACAAgtga
- the LOC105339411 gene encoding aromatic-L-amino-acid decarboxylase isoform X2 has product MNAEDFRKYGRKMVDYIADYLENIREREVVHKVTPGYLKKRLPDEAPENPEDFEEVFKDIEKFIMPGVTHWHSPYFHGYFAAGNTYPSILGDMLSDAIGCIGFSWAASPACTELEVITTDWLGKMLALPEEFLHCGPGNGGGVIQSTASETTFLCLLAARNKIVDKIKKENPDIREKDILPRLVGYCTDQGNSSVHRSALLGAVKMHKLESDENLSLRGDTLKEAIERDKNDGLIPFFLCASLGTTGTCAFDNLEEIGPICEAEHIWMHIDAAYAGSAFVCPEYRHYMKGIQYAETFSVNPHKWMLINFDLSVMWIKNSSYLVDAFNVDPIYLRHTNEGKVPDYRHWQIPLGRRFRSLKLWFMLRSYGVSGVQKYIRKHCQLAKEFEKLILDDGRFEITSKTVMGLVCFRLKKGNKLTELLLSEILEDGRIYMIPALCRDVYFLRLAVVAERTTSEDIRFSFEVIKTCADKVLRSSGDFKEDEPVFVDIDLSRKKPTQPSKIKTHK; this is encoded by the exons ATGAACGCCGAAGATTTCCGAAAATATGGACGCAAAATGGTGGACTATATTGCCGACTACTTGGAAAACATCCGAGAACGCGAGGTAGTGCACAAAGTTACCCCTGGTTATCTAAAAAAAAGACTTCCGGACGAGGCACCCGAAAATCCGGAGGACTTTGAGGAAGTTTTCAAAGACATCGAAAAGTTCATAATGCCCGGG GTTACACACTGGCATAGCCCATATTTCCATGGGTACTTTGCAGCTGGTAACACATACCCTTCCATACTGGGAGATATGCTCTCTGATGCTATTGGATGTATTGGCTTTTCGTGG GCTGCAAGCCCTGCGTGCACAGAGCTGGAGGTTATCACTACAGATTGGTTGGGAAAGATGCTTGCACTTCCGGAAGAATTCTTGCATTGTGGACCCGGGAATGGTGGTGGTGTTATCCag AGCACGGCCAGCGAAACGACATTTCTTTGTCTTCTTGCTGCTCGAAATAAAATTGTGGATAAAATCAAGAAGGAGAACCCGGATATTAGGGAAAAGGACATTTTACCACGGCTAGTTGGTTACTGTACAGATCAG GGAAATTCGTCGGTCCATCGGTCAGCACTACTGGGCGCCGTTAAAATGCACAAACTGGAAAGCGACGAAAACTTAAGCCTCCGTGGGGACACACTGAAAGAAGCAATTGAAAGGGATAAAAATGATGGACTTATACCATTTTTC TTGTGTGCATCCCTTGGAACTACGGGAACGTGCGCATTTGATAATTTGGAGGAAATAGGACCAATAT GTGAAGCCGAACATATATGGATGCATATTGATGCTGCGTACGCAGGAAGTGCCTTTGTATGTCCAGAGTATCGTCATTATATGAAAGGCATTCAG TATGCAGAGACGTTTAGCGTGAATCCACACAAATGGATGCTCATCAACTTCGATTTATCTGTTATGTG GATAAAGAACAGTTCCTACTTGGTGGACGCATTTAATGTTGATCCAATTTATCTCCGTCACACGAACGAAGGAAAAGTACCAGACTATAGG cattGGCAAATTCCTTTGGGCCGACGGTTTCGTTCTCTTAAGTTGTGGTTCATGCTGCGGTCTTACGGAGTTAGTGGTGTGCAAAAGTACATTAGGAAG CATTGTCAGCTGGCAAAAGAGTTCGAAAAACTGATCTTGGACGATGGAAGATTTGAAATTACATCAAAAACTGTCATGGGTCTTGTTTGTTTTCGACTCAAG aaagggAACAAACTCACAGAGCTGCTGCTCAGCGAGATCCTGGAAGACGGGAGGATCTATATGATCCCAGCCTTATGTAGAGACGTGTATTTTCTTCGTCTTGCGGTAGTAGCTGAAAGAACAACATCAGAAGATATTCGCTTCTCCTTTGAGGTTATTAAGACTTGTGCCGACAAAGTGCTCCGCTCCTCGGGTGATTTTAAGGAGGATGAGCCTGTCTTTGTGGATATTGATCTCTCGAGAAAAAAGCCTACTCAACCATCGAAGATCAAAACACACAAgtga
- the LOC105339405 gene encoding uncharacterized protein isoform X3 — MVSAHKIKKNGRKGRNVVSHLDIPLMVFELGCGNTKKSQLILNEILQHQSHLDYSPNDFSKDFLVDVCQNLCTIYGHQLRLTPMPGDLMDALAKIKNYRDRKLILWLSGLQCFTMDKQFEMLSSIASVLEANDACLLTVDVTQSRELIEKAYLDYDYSKPNAKLYTNGVHVINRELGGNINLSQFKLEGRYVEDKDVSKASYNQVWLTSLCKQSYHLEKVGKTVTFEEGEKLLLYAGNGMSHKYTQKQLDHLFARARLRIIKKWENEHCALILCKRIF, encoded by the exons ATGGTCTCCGcccataaaataaagaaaaatggcAGAAAGGGCAGA AATGTGGTTTCACATTTAGATATACCATTAATGGTATTTGAACTAGGATGCGGAAATACGAAGAAATCACAACTGATATTGAACGAAATTCTCCAGCATCAATCACATCTTGATTACTCAccaaatgatttttcaaaag ATTTCCTGGTTGATGTTTGCCAAAATCTCTGCACCATTTATGGCCACCAGCTGAGACTAACCCCAATGCCCGGTGATCTGATGGATGCTCTTGCAAAGATAAA AAATTACCGTGATCGCAAACTTATTCTATGGTTGAGTGGACTGCAGTGTTTTACCATggataaacaatttgaaatgttATCTTCAATTGCATCAGTACTGGAGG CAAACGACGCCTGCTTATTGACAGTAGATGTAACACAAAGCAGAGAGTTAATAGAAAAAGCATACCTGGATTATGATT ATTCAAAGCCCAATGCAAAGCTTTATACAAACGGTGTGCATGTGATAAATAGAGAATTAGGCGGCAACATCAATTTGTCACAGTTCAAATTGGAGGGAAGATACGTTGAAGACAAAGATGTGTCTAAAGCAAGCTACAACCAAGTTTGGTTAACGTCGCTCTGTAAACAGTCGTATCATTTAG AAAAAGTTGGAAAGACAGTGACTTTTGAAGAAGGGGAAAAACTGTTGCTGTATGCGGGAAATGGAATGAGTCATAAATATACTCAAAAACAGTTAGACCATTTATTTGCACGTGCACGATTacgaattataaaaaaatgggAAAACGAGCACTGTGCTTTGATACTTTGTAAAAGGATTTTCTAG